In Syngnathus scovelli strain Florida chromosome 10, RoL_Ssco_1.2, whole genome shotgun sequence, the following are encoded in one genomic region:
- the foxq1b gene encoding forkhead box protein Q1b, whose amino-acid sequence MKLEVFSALHFAAKPLEFCAETDVDADAGILSPLSGDELGSDGDCAASSPPPVTPGAQDPSKGSKPYTRRPKPPYSYIALIAMAIRESSSGRLTLAEINDYLMNKFPFFRGTYTGWRNSVRHNLSLNDCFLKVLRDPSRPWGKDNYWMLNPHSEYTFADGVFRRRRKRIAKRSPCKEHEGADVTGDEVHLHPAPEDRVGAKFSGPFAIDSILGKPFKRKKDDYDNPRAHRLFWPPGTQPPYALNFPLHHSYLSEAAEVRGDPLAYLHHKARLEAASHTPKTPSKAPSFHIDSLLS is encoded by the coding sequence ATGAAACTGGAAGTTTTCTCCGCGCTGCACTTCGCTGCCAAGCCGCTGGAGTTTTGCGCCGAAACCGACGTCGACGCGGACGCAGGGATCCTCTCTCCTCTATCCGGGGACGAGCTGGGGTCGGACGGGGACTGTGCGGCCAGCAGCCCGCCGCCCGTCACCCCGGGCGCGCAGGACCCGAGCAAGGGCAGCAAGCCCTACACGCGCAGACCCAAGCCGCCCTACTCCTACATCGCCCTCATCGCCATGGCTATTCGGGAGTCCAGCAGCGGCCGCCTCACCCTGGCCGAGATCAACGACTACCTGATGAACAAGTTCCCCTTTTTCCGCGGCACCTACACCGGCTGGAGGAACTCGGTGCGCCACAACCTGTCCCTCAACGACTGCTTCCTCAAAGTGCTGCGGGACCCCTCCAGGCCTTGGGGCAAGGACAACTACTGGATGCTCAATCCCCACAGCGAGTACACGTTCGCCGACGGCGTGTTCCGCCGCAGGAGGAAGCGCATCGCCAAGAGGTCCCCATGCAAGGAGCATGAGGGCGCGGACGTCACGGGGGACGAGGTGCACCTCCACCCCGCCCCCGAAGATAGGGTGGGGGCCAAGTTCTCTGGCCCCTTCGCAATCGACAGCATCCTCGGCAAGCCCTTCAAACGCAAGAAGGACGACTACGACAACCCGCGCGCGCACCGGCTCTTCTGGCCCCCGGGGACCCAGCCGCCCTACGCTCTGAACTTTCCACTGCATCACAGCTACCTGTCCGAGGCAGCGGAAGTCAGAGGGGACCCGCTTGCGTACCTCCATCACAAAGCTCGACTGGAGGCCGCGTCCCACACCCCCAAGACGCCCTCGAAGGCGCCAAGCTTTCACATAGACTCTCTGCTGTCTTAA